The window agtaattaaatgtgacagtaaagacatttataatgttacaaaagatttctatttcaaataaatactgttcttttatattcataaaacaaaCCAGAAAGTTAAATGTACtgtgatttccacaaaaaaaggtTGGTTTCatcactgataaaaataataaatgtttttaggtacccaatcagcatattagcatgattacggaaggatcatgtgacactgaagactggagaaatgatgctgaaaattaagctctccaatcacaggaattaattacatttgaaatatattcaaatataaaatcactatttttgtaaaaaaaaataaataaatcacagtcacacacacacacacacatacacacacacacacacacacacacacacacacacacacacacacacacacacacacacacacacatatatatatatatatatatatatatatatatatatatatattgtaataattgtaataatttgaactgtatcactattattatttattattatttatttgtttatttttatttaatgtttttatcaaatatatgcaCCAATGATGAGTATAAAAGatattccaaaaaataaataaatacttctgaactcaatgtttttttttatgatttaggtCTTGGCATCTCATTTTCTTGGATACAAGCTAACAGCATGGTCAGCCATTATTTCAAACACTGGCGTCCCATTGCCTATGCTATTGCTAGTTCTGGAGAGTGCGTCTTTGCCATGGGATTCAGTCCATTTTTCCAGTGGCTTATCAACAGCTATTCTTGGCAAGGGGCTCTACTCATCATTGGTGGTCTTCagctgaatctgtgtgtgtgtggttctctGATGAAATCCCTCCCAGCTGCACAAACCTCTACCCAAGACAACTCGGTGCTGGACACAAAAGAGGAAAGCAGGAAATCAAAAAAAGCCACTTTCCAGTGCTCTCTCATTCAGAGGCCTGAGCTGCTGCTATATATCATGTTTGCCATCTTGGCTGCAGCAGGTTTCTTCATCCCACCTCTGTTTCTAGTGCCCTATGCCAATAGTTTGGGCATGGAGCAGTTCTGGGCGGCCTCGGCTCTGTCAGTGCTGGCATTAGCAGACCTGCTGGGCAGACTGGCATGTGGATGGGTGGCTAACCTGCGGCTCGTGAGAAACCTGAAGCTGCTGTCCATGGTGGTCACTGTGCTGGGGGTGGTGCTACTACTGCTTCCCATCGCACAGAGCTACTGGAGTATCCTAGTCTTTTCGTCACTCTATGGCTTCCTGTTCGGCTGCGTGGTGGCCATCCATGTGACAAGTATCGTGGATATTGTTGGACTGGAGGGCTTTGATAGCGCTCTAGGGCTCTTCATGCTGTTCCGGAGCTCTGGAGGATTTTTGGGCCCACCTGCTGCAGGTCAGTGCATGTCTTTAACTTTCAGGCATATCAGACTAAAGGTGCTTTCACACCAAGAGCGCtagctataaagataactataacaataactatattaatGTCCAAACCAATGAATGATAGTAGTATGTTTATAAGCACATGCTGCCGTTTTAGAGGAGTACAACATGAGAAACAAAATTTCCCTTGATCGTTTGACACAGAAGAGGTCTTTGTATGCTTAATACATCCTGCAAGTTTCATAACTCaaaatgtaaactcaaaattctcatcagaaataaattttaaaaaaagcatttatgtaACAACCCTTAGAAAACTTGTTTTTGATCAGAGGGACAAGGTGAAATCCCCTGGGCACAATCTTTTGCATATGACTGCCTCCAGAGCAAGACAACTACGCCTATTTTTGCAACATTGCATCGTTGTCACGCACACAGGTGTGACACAATGTCATGCAGATGATGTGCCATTCCTGGTTGTGGAAAAACAACACTGCCGAAGGACCCAGACGTCAGGAAAAAATTTAATCAGTTTATTTGTAGCGAACATCCCAGTCACGTCAGTGCTAATTCACACATGTTTACAGTATATTTCACTGTTTTGAGGACAAATCTCAGTAAAATGCTGGCTTTGCCAGTTTTTAGTGAGCTAACCCTAAATAATTCaatcagcatttattaatttatttactaaatgtgtaaaaatgtattaatgtattttttattaattaatgtattgtgTTTTGTGTTGCATCAGTATGACAATGGAAAGCcaaagtttaaatatataaagatattgtcagggttttgcacttgtttttgtttcttgtgtttagtgtcagcacatggccttgttagTTATTTTctcagtgactacgtttacaagctgttaaaattcgggttatggtcgggttaaggtcactattcgggtttctgaaacattcgggataacccgtttacatgcgtgagcagagagagttactcctgtatacatggaatgtgtaatcagtcgccaatatcccaaTGTaaacgcacggttagcgtctggacgtacgGACAATATTAAGACGCAGTATGCATCATTTCCGagtcttcttcctgtatccaaagacaacaacaacaacagcagcagcaggcgGATAATGAATAGTTTGGGGCAGATAGCACACACTAATAAAGAAATTGGTCTCCTCCTCGCTCCAAAAGTGTGGTGCTGTGCTGCATCTCGCCATGTTAACCTCGACTTGTTTACTTCCGCTATACTGCACGCGGGCTTTTTTTATGCGCCGTCTttactcaaaagaccaagattccttgcgaatagaacatgcgcagaacacacattttgacaagaccaaatattcgggttagaaaaggggtaccccaggtatgatatcccggtttttaaaatgAGCATATCCAGGTTTTTGCCAGTGTTTACATGGctgtgcgcgaccgggttattgctaatattccagttttgaacgggttattggctgcatgtaaacatagtcaTTCATGTGCTCCTTTAccccctcctccttgtttcctctttaccacaccctcttgttagCCTAGTTGGTCcaattgtgctcacctgtccctTATGTATTTTCCTCCCTATTTATAGTGCACGTCTCCGTTctctccatcagggaacgagggttacatacgtaactgagacattccctatctgtcggtcactacgagttatgtcgaccgacaaatggtgtcttatggaaaacgccacaacctgaacctcgtcacagcactgtggcgctgcaattgttgacaagccctgccgtgccacaaaagctacgcttaaggtcgtaaccttcccaaagccccagcgcaaattcactgaccttggtaccgaaggggccaaagggtgagtacatcgctgctggagaaggccacgctgctgttccgcccacataaagttaatggaagggatttcaaccttcagagaaagactgcttcaaatcttccctatttgttctttcagctggcagacaatggggaagcgagccttaggaaaaggtcgctacggagaccacatcctacccgtagggaggtgacacgTGGGTAACCGATATAGACTGACccggggggcagtactacatatggaaggggcaggtcctaccttggagtagggatggaacggctgccagaagagactgacagaacagGTAGGAGGAGGCCAGAGGGCACGGCTcaccttgggaatggtaagccaaggcgatggcatccactatccagtgggccaacctctgcttagagacagccttccccttctgctgacctccaaagcagaccaggagctgctcagagcttctaatgctctgggtgcggtccacttATATGCAAAGCGCTCTTActggacacagcaacgacaaggctggatctgcctcctccaggggcagcggttgcaggttcaccacctggtctcggaagggagtggtgggaaccttgggcatgtatccaggccggggtctcaggacaatgtgagagtaggccggcccgaacacaaggcactcttcacttaccgaaaatgctcgGAAGttcccgaccctcttgatggaagtgagcgtgaTCAGgtgcgctgtcttgagagacaggaacttaagctcgactgaatccagtggctcaaagggacccctctgaagtcccgccagaacaatagagaggtcccaggagggaatcaggggtgtcctaggaggatgtaatcttctggcacccctcaggaacctaacgatcaggtcatgcctccccagggactgGCCATCTACTGCAtcatgatgggctgcaatggcagccacatacacatTCAGGGTGGAGGGGGACTGCCCACGCTCCAACCTTTcatgcaggaaagaaagcacgactctgactgtgcatctccgggggtcttctcgggtgagaagaacaccaattcgtgaacagactccacttcagagcataggcctgcctcgtagaaggggctctagcctgagtgatagtgtctaccaccgctgggggcagatcacttaggtctgccgagtgccgtctagaagccacacatggaggttccagagatctggatgcgggtgccaaatggtgccaagcccctgagagaggaggtctctcctcagggggatgcgccagggaggggctgtcacgagaaGCATGAGTTCTGAAAGCCAGGTCccggtgggccagtaaggcgcaaccaacagggcctgttcctcgtcctccctgaccttgcacagtgtcagAAAGTAAGCTGTTGTGAGAGCGCATCAGCTGCACGAtagagctcccccgggatgtggacagcgcgcagcgacttgagcaacgtctgactccagaggaggagatggcgggcgagttgagacatgagacgtgatcgtagaccgccctgttggttgatgtacgaaacagccgcagtgttgtccgtgcggaccaacatgTGCTTGTCCAGCAACAGCGGAcaaaaccgtcgcaaagctagatgcagtgccagcaactccagacagttgatgtgccaaagcagtcgaggtcctgtccagtaccctgaagctgcctgcccattgcatgtcgcgccccagctcgagttggaggcatctgttgtgacaacaacgtgccggcaaggtccgaccaggggctgaataggcggcgacacatagGTGTGATGGTGACACCTATGTGTATcccggcgccatgcccatcttgGGACTCGGGAGTGCAACCATTGCTGAAGTGGCCTCATaagaagcaacccgagcggcgtgactgcggctgcggatgccatatgccccaggagcctctgaaggtttttttatccattctgtcacagatggagtttctgttccttgccactgtcgcctctgccttgcttagttgaggtcacttcatctacagcgatatccttgacttgattgcaaataaatgcactatttaactgaacagagatgacatcactgaattcaatgatgaactgcctgtaactatcattttgcattattgacacactgtttttctgatgaatgttgttcagttgctttgacgcaatgtattttttttaaagcgctatataaataaaggtgacttgacttgtttaTGAATTTCTTCCTGTGGCCCAGGAGGGTTTTTCAATAACCCCCTAGGGTCATTCTCAGTCAATTTTGGAACCTGGTCTAGAGGTGTCTAGTTGAATGGCCTAGTCAGAACCTCAAGTCACAGTCACAAGGGTATTCTTCCAAACCTCCCGGCCTATTTGACTTTGTTACTGAAGTTATACCAGCGACTGTTCTAGACTTTCATTTCACACCATCAGATGTCTACCCAATCAGTCGTGACAAGTCCCCCAGAGAtcactcctgtcatgtccacagatgttgttAAGTGTCCAGAGATCACACCTTCAGAGGTTGTCCCTACCTACTTTGTCTGTATGGCCATACAAATTGTTCCTGCCTGTCTTGTCATGCCTACAGGGGTTGTTCCTGCCAGTTGAGTCCTGGCCATAGAGGGTGTTTCTATCTGTCAAATTATGGCCATATAAAATGTTCCTGTCTGTCTTCCTGGTTCCTGTGTCTTCGAAGGTTGCCCTTGCCAGTTGGGTAATGGCCATAGAGATGGTTCCTGTCTTGACAAGTCCTGAAGTGTTGTTCTTCCTTGTCATGTCTGGGCCATACAAAGTGTTCCTGCCTGTCTTCTTACTCCTATAAAGGTTGTTCGTGCCAGTTGGGTCATGGCCATAGAAGGTGTTCCTACCTGTCAAGTTAggaatgtatataaaatgttcctgTTATGTCCTCTGAGGTAGTCCTTGTCAGTTGGGTCATAGCCATGGAGATGTGTTCCCTTTTGTCTTGTCAAGCCCACTGAGGTTGTTCCTGCTAGAATTTGTGCCCACTGAGATCATACCAGACCAGCTGTCTGCTGCTTCTGACGAGTCCCTCGGAGAATGTTCCTACTAGTTTTCAGCCATCTGAGGAGGCTATCCTATCTGTTTTGTCCCATCCTTGAAGATTGTTCCTGTTTGTCTTAAGCCCATGGAGGTTGTTCCTGCTAGAAATTGCTAAATATTTGCAAATTGCATAAAAATACCTTTCTCAACATGAATAACTCAGGCCAGAATTTCACTTTTAGTTTTTAGTGAGCTAACCCGAAAtaatttaaacagcatttattaactaGATGTGTaaaaattaatgtgtttttttttaattaatgtattgtgTTAATGTATTGTTGCATCAGTATGACAATGGAAAGcgaaagtttaaatatatatttgtcagGGTTG of the Carassius gibelio isolate Cgi1373 ecotype wild population from Czech Republic chromosome A5, carGib1.2-hapl.c, whole genome shotgun sequence genome contains:
- the zgc:114041 gene encoding monocarboxylate transporter 2 → MERYLSDPPDGGYGWVVVTSAFFIMGLTTAVIKNYGLFFLEIQSHYNVLTSTTSWVTSTTIAMFHLGAPLASALSMHLSQRAVIMVGGLLAASGMIIASLGLSLLWMYLSMGVLQGLGISFSWIQANSMVSHYFKHWRPIAYAIASSGECVFAMGFSPFFQWLINSYSWQGALLIIGGLQLNLCVCGSLMKSLPAAQTSTQDNSVLDTKEESRKSKKATFQCSLIQRPELLLYIMFAILAAAGFFIPPLFLVPYANSLGMEQFWAASALSVLALADLLGRLACGWVANLRLVRNLKLLSMVVTVLGVVLLLLPIAQSYWSILVFSSLYGFLFGCVVAIHVTSIVDIVGLEGFDSALGLFMLFRSSGGFLGPPAAGWLVDWTRDFSASFYLSGICLVLAGIFVVLVDRLVEKKKHKLPDSCAENIYRSSAT